One Chryseobacterium sp. StRB126 genomic region harbors:
- a CDS encoding FKBP-type peptidyl-prolyl cis-trans isomerase produces the protein MKKIFFISAISLLSCNRNAQTAHPPVGGVLSQKDLDVSKNRMKNLNTIERGQIQDWMNGQNIKFYPTQLNYWVTADGFDRRERRADNTLISYSYELYDFDQTKIYDQPFERRDAKFGHFDELKAVENALRFIHDGEEVTLLVPSSLAYGTFGDEKKIDNDIPLIIKLKAL, from the coding sequence ATGAAAAAAATATTCTTCATATCAGCTATAAGTCTGTTGAGTTGTAACAGAAATGCCCAGACGGCACACCCGCCTGTAGGTGGGGTTTTAAGCCAGAAAGATTTGGATGTTTCTAAAAACAGAATGAAAAATCTGAATACCATCGAGAGAGGTCAGATTCAGGATTGGATGAATGGACAAAACATAAAGTTTTATCCTACGCAGCTTAATTATTGGGTTACGGCAGATGGTTTTGATCGTAGAGAAAGAAGAGCAGATAATACACTGATTTCTTATTCCTATGAATTGTATGATTTTGACCAGACTAAAATCTATGATCAGCCTTTTGAAAGAAGAGATGCCAAGTTTGGACATTTTGATGAATTGAAAGCGGTGGAAAATGCTTTGCGTTTTATACATGATGGAGAGGAAGTGACGCTTTTGGTGCCGTCTTCTTTGGCTTATGGAACTTTTGGAGATGAAAAGAAAATAGACAACGATATACCATTAATCATAAAATTAAAAGCTTTATAA
- a CDS encoding peptidylprolyl isomerase, producing MNVDKETYEGLNDGLYANLQTTKGNLIVKFEDKKAPVTVANFIGLAEGKIDNKAKAKGVPYYDGTIFHRVIKDFMIQGGDPQGTGMGDPGYKFEDERNDLKHTGKGILSMANSGPNTNGSQFFITEVATPWLDGRHTIFGKVVKGNDVIDAIANVEKGAQDKPKTDIVLEKVSIFGKGDEYKNYDAAKTFNEGKAKIAENNKAFIAKEEAEKKKKEEEFKANQEKLVESLKAGMQKTESGLYYKITKTADGKAPKAGDNVSVHYAGKLVDGTEFDSSFKRNEPIDIPIGMGRVIKGWDEGILLLKEGETATLLIPPAMGYGERGAGGVIPPNSWLVFDVELVKVK from the coding sequence ATGAACGTAGACAAAGAAACTTACGAAGGTCTTAATGACGGACTTTATGCCAATCTTCAAACTACAAAAGGTAACTTAATTGTAAAGTTTGAGGACAAAAAAGCACCAGTAACTGTAGCCAACTTTATCGGTCTTGCAGAAGGGAAAATCGATAACAAAGCTAAGGCTAAGGGAGTTCCTTACTATGACGGAACTATTTTCCACAGAGTAATCAAAGATTTCATGATCCAAGGAGGTGATCCTCAGGGGACAGGAATGGGAGATCCTGGATATAAATTCGAAGATGAAAGAAACGACCTTAAACACACTGGAAAAGGTATTCTTTCTATGGCGAACTCCGGACCAAACACAAACGGTTCTCAGTTCTTCATTACTGAAGTAGCTACACCTTGGTTAGACGGAAGACACACAATCTTTGGAAAAGTTGTAAAAGGTAACGATGTTATTGATGCTATTGCTAATGTTGAAAAAGGAGCTCAGGATAAGCCTAAGACAGATATCGTTTTAGAAAAAGTTTCAATTTTCGGTAAAGGTGACGAGTACAAAAACTACGATGCAGCTAAAACTTTCAACGAAGGAAAAGCTAAAATTGCCGAAAACAATAAAGCTTTCATCGCTAAAGAAGAAGCTGAAAAGAAGAAAAAAGAAGAAGAGTTCAAAGCAAACCAGGAAAAATTGGTTGAAAGCTTAAAAGCGGGAATGCAAAAAACTGAATCAGGTCTTTACTACAAAATCACTAAAACTGCTGACGGTAAAGCTCCAAAAGCAGGTGATAACGTTTCTGTACACTATGCAGGAAAATTAGTAGACGGAACTGAATTCGATTCTTCATTCAAGAGAAACGAGCCAATTGATATTCCAATCGGAATGGGAAGAGTAATCAAAGGATGGGATGAAGGAATTCTATTATTGAAAGAAGGAGAAACGGCTACTTTATTAATCCCGCCAGCAATGGGTTACGGAGAAAGAGGGGCAGGAGGAGTTATTCCACCAAACTCATGGTTAGTTTTCGATGTTGAGCTTGTAAAAGTAAAATAA
- a CDS encoding M20/M25/M40 family metallo-hydrolase, which translates to MKKILGTSLLLFGMAVFGQTKEDSIQFSKISLEVLNNGKGYSDLRELTKNIGHRLSGSEAYEKSVQWAAQKLRDAGADKVWLQDVMIPVWVRGKESLHIKTSNGNWKSLKMLSLGNSEGTGGKDVSGEIIMVKSMDEYNKLSPEQVKDKILFFNYAFKQSFIETFKGYGDASKYRTTAASLTAKKGGKFAIIRSLSSAFDDVPHTGAMRYEENVSKIPAVAIGSTTADELEALLKNQKISAKLNSNCGMKGEKLSHSVIGEITGKKDQSVIVVGGHLDSWDVGEGAHDDGAGIVQSIEVLRTFKKLGIQNNHTIRVVCFANEENGVKGGIQYGKTVKETNEKHLFAIESDAGGFAPRGIALDMDDAKRKQIQSWSKLFLPYGVYNFEEKFSGTDLYPLHDMGVPAAELMPDSQRYFDIHHTEEDTFEKVNRRELLLGSVAMAHIIYMIDKNW; encoded by the coding sequence ATGAAAAAGATATTAGGAACCTCATTATTACTTTTTGGGATGGCTGTTTTTGGCCAAACTAAAGAAGATTCAATACAATTCAGCAAGATCTCTCTTGAAGTTTTAAATAACGGAAAAGGATACAGTGATCTGCGTGAACTTACTAAAAATATCGGCCATCGTTTAAGCGGCTCCGAAGCTTATGAAAAATCAGTACAATGGGCGGCACAGAAACTCCGTGATGCCGGAGCAGACAAAGTATGGCTTCAGGATGTGATGATCCCGGTTTGGGTAAGAGGAAAAGAATCTTTACACATCAAAACCTCCAACGGAAACTGGAAAAGCCTTAAAATGCTTTCTCTTGGAAATTCTGAAGGAACAGGTGGGAAAGATGTTTCAGGAGAAATCATCATGGTAAAATCTATGGATGAATACAATAAACTTTCTCCGGAACAGGTGAAGGATAAAATTTTATTCTTCAATTACGCTTTCAAGCAATCATTCATAGAAACTTTTAAAGGATATGGTGATGCATCCAAGTACAGAACAACAGCAGCCTCCTTAACTGCCAAAAAAGGCGGAAAATTTGCGATCATCCGTTCTCTTTCTTCAGCCTTTGATGATGTCCCTCATACAGGAGCTATGCGTTATGAAGAAAATGTTTCTAAAATCCCTGCTGTAGCCATAGGAAGCACCACTGCCGATGAGTTGGAAGCTTTATTAAAAAATCAGAAAATCTCGGCAAAACTTAATTCTAATTGCGGAATGAAAGGAGAAAAGCTCTCCCACTCCGTGATTGGTGAGATTACAGGCAAGAAAGACCAGAGCGTAATTGTAGTAGGCGGACACCTTGATTCTTGGGATGTAGGCGAAGGAGCTCATGATGATGGTGCCGGAATTGTTCAGAGCATTGAAGTTTTGAGAACATTCAAAAAATTAGGAATACAGAATAACCATACCATCAGAGTGGTGTGCTTCGCCAATGAAGAAAATGGTGTAAAAGGCGGTATCCAATATGGTAAGACAGTAAAAGAAACCAATGAAAAGCATCTCTTTGCTATAGAATCAGATGCCGGAGGTTTTGCGCCTAGAGGTATTGCTTTGGATATGGATGATGCTAAAAGGAAACAGATTCAAAGCTGGTCAAAATTATTCCTTCCTTACGGAGTGTATAACTTTGAAGAAAAATTCTCAGGAACAGATCTTTACCCACTTCATGACATGGGAGTCCCAGCTGCCGAGCTGATGCCGGATTCTCAACGCTACTTTGATATTCACCACACAGAAGAAGACACGTTTGAAAAAGTTAACCGAAGAGAGCTTTTATTAGGCTCTGTGGCCATGGCTCATATTATTTATATGATTGATAAAAACTGGTAG
- a CDS encoding M28 family peptidase: MKKTITISLLTLGIVFISGQTKEDSIQFNKISTEILNNGKGYDELRELTKNIGHRLSGSEAYEKSVQWAAQKLRDAGADKVWLQEVMIPVWVRGKESLHVKTSNGNWKNIKMLSLGNSEGTKGKDVSGEIIMVKSLEEYDKLPAEKVKDKIVFFNYPFNQGNVQTFISYRDAGAYRRTAAFLTAKKGGKFAIIRSLSSACDDVPHTGNMRYEENIAKIPAATIGNTTADELEALLKKQKVTAKLNSNCGMKGEKLSHSVIGEITGKKDQNVIVVGGHLDSWDVGEGAHDDGSGIVQSIEVLRTFKKLGLQNNHTIRAVCFANEENGTKGGKQYGKTVKENNEKHLFAIESDAGGFSPRGISLEMDDNKRNQIKSWVNLFLPYGVYNFEGKYSGSDIAPLHEMGVPTAELVPEPQRYFDIHHTAEDTFEKVNRRELLLGSTVMTQLIYMIDKNW; the protein is encoded by the coding sequence ATGAAAAAGACAATCACAATCTCATTATTAACTTTAGGAATCGTCTTCATATCAGGACAGACTAAAGAAGACTCTATACAATTCAACAAAATTTCCACAGAAATCCTAAATAACGGAAAAGGATATGATGAACTGCGGGAGCTCACTAAAAATATCGGTCACCGCTTAAGTGGCTCCGAAGCCTATGAAAAATCCGTACAATGGGCAGCACAAAAACTTCGTGATGCCGGAGCAGATAAAGTATGGCTTCAGGAAGTGATGATTCCGGTATGGGTAAGAGGAAAAGAATCCTTACATGTCAAAACATCCAACGGAAACTGGAAAAATATTAAAATGCTTTCTTTAGGTAATTCCGAAGGAACAAAAGGGAAAGATGTCTCAGGAGAGATCATCATGGTTAAATCCCTGGAAGAATATGATAAACTTCCTGCTGAAAAGGTAAAAGATAAGATTGTTTTCTTTAATTATCCTTTTAACCAGGGAAATGTACAGACTTTTATTTCCTATAGAGACGCTGGAGCCTACAGACGTACGGCAGCTTTTTTAACAGCTAAAAAAGGCGGTAAATTTGCTATTATCCGATCTCTTTCCTCAGCATGTGACGACGTTCCTCATACAGGAAATATGCGTTATGAAGAGAATATTGCTAAAATCCCGGCGGCAACAATTGGAAATACAACCGCAGATGAACTGGAAGCTTTATTAAAGAAACAGAAAGTTACTGCCAAACTTAATTCCAACTGTGGAATGAAAGGGGAAAAGCTCTCCCACTCCGTCATTGGAGAAATTACAGGCAAGAAAGACCAAAATGTAATTGTAGTAGGCGGACATCTCGACTCTTGGGATGTAGGTGAAGGCGCTCATGATGACGGTTCCGGAATTGTTCAGAGTATTGAAGTGTTAAGGACATTCAAAAAACTAGGACTCCAAAACAACCATACCATCAGAGCAGTCTGTTTTGCTAATGAAGAAAACGGAACTAAAGGCGGAAAACAATACGGGAAAACAGTAAAGGAGAACAATGAAAAACATCTTTTTGCCATAGAATCCGATGCCGGAGGCTTTTCTCCCCGCGGAATCTCTCTGGAAATGGATGATAACAAAAGAAACCAGATCAAAAGCTGGGTCAACTTATTTCTGCCTTATGGTGTTTATAACTTTGAAGGAAAATATTCAGGCTCGGATATTGCCCCATTGCATGAGATGGGCGTTCCAACAGCAGAACTTGTTCCAGAACCACAGCGCTATTTTGACATTCACCACACTGCAGAAGATACTTTTGAAAAAGTCAACCGAAGAGAGTTACTTCTAGGCTCCACGGTGATGACACAACTTATTTATATGATTGATAAAAATTGGTAA
- a CDS encoding M28 family peptidase, whose amino-acid sequence MKKIFIILPLFLSGFLFSQKKVQKKPAGRTAIPVKLNYHDEFKKISDEIMINGRAYENLGELTKGIGPRFSATPGYAKAVEWAEKKFKEIGINMIWRQEAKAPVWIRGRESLQIKTENGDWKNIRMLSFGNSEGTDGKDLTGEIFLINSTSELNAMSIGQLKDKIVFVNVPMDPKIINTSDSYLQTAKSKLISASVIAKTGAKALIIRSLTTANDDTPHAKMIYYEPDDKVKIPALSIGVRSADELEKMLKKQKIAAKINMTAESKASTTNPNIIAEIQGKKDSKVIVLGAQLDSWDVGEGAIDDGTGVAQCIEVLRTLKALGYENNHTIRVVLYANSENGGQGREMYAAYVKKREEKHIFALGTDAGGYSPRGFSLDMSPQRRRLVSPWKEYFLPYGIYDFDQTDAIQDISPLKKLDIPLAELVVDTQRYFDYHHSEQDTFDKVNKRELLLGAVAITQMIFMVDKNW is encoded by the coding sequence ATGAAAAAAATATTCATTATACTTCCACTCTTTTTGAGTGGATTTTTATTTTCTCAAAAAAAAGTCCAGAAAAAACCTGCCGGTAGAACAGCCATTCCTGTAAAATTAAATTATCACGATGAATTCAAAAAGATCTCCGATGAGATCATGATCAATGGCAGGGCTTATGAAAATCTTGGAGAACTCACAAAAGGTATTGGGCCTCGTTTCAGCGCCACTCCCGGTTATGCTAAAGCAGTAGAATGGGCAGAAAAAAAGTTCAAGGAAATCGGCATTAATATGATCTGGAGACAGGAAGCCAAAGCTCCCGTTTGGATCAGAGGAAGAGAGTCTTTACAGATAAAGACAGAAAATGGAGACTGGAAAAACATCAGAATGCTTTCATTCGGAAACTCTGAAGGAACAGACGGAAAAGACCTGACAGGTGAAATTTTTTTAATTAATTCCACGTCAGAGCTGAATGCAATGTCCATAGGGCAACTAAAAGACAAAATAGTTTTCGTGAATGTTCCTATGGATCCAAAAATCATTAACACCAGTGATTCCTATTTACAGACTGCAAAATCTAAATTAATTTCCGCATCCGTCATTGCAAAAACAGGTGCAAAAGCATTAATCATAAGATCATTAACAACCGCTAATGATGATACTCCGCACGCCAAAATGATCTACTACGAACCGGATGATAAAGTAAAAATCCCGGCCTTATCAATAGGCGTAAGATCAGCAGATGAATTGGAAAAAATGCTGAAAAAGCAAAAAATAGCGGCTAAAATCAACATGACTGCCGAATCAAAAGCCAGCACTACAAACCCCAATATCATTGCTGAAATTCAGGGTAAAAAAGATTCTAAAGTAATTGTTTTAGGCGCTCAGCTTGATTCCTGGGATGTTGGGGAGGGAGCTATTGATGACGGAACCGGAGTTGCCCAGTGTATCGAAGTTTTAAGAACATTAAAAGCGCTTGGCTATGAAAATAATCACACCATCCGCGTAGTTTTGTACGCCAACAGTGAAAACGGAGGACAAGGCCGTGAAATGTATGCAGCTTATGTGAAAAAGAGAGAAGAAAAACACATATTCGCTTTAGGAACAGATGCAGGTGGTTATTCACCGCGAGGATTTTCTCTGGATATGTCACCTCAAAGAAGAAGATTGGTTTCCCCATGGAAAGAATATTTTCTTCCTTATGGTATTTATGATTTCGATCAGACAGACGCTATTCAGGATATCTCCCCTTTAAAAAAGCTGGATATTCCTTTAGCAGAACTTGTGGTAGATACCCAAAGATATTTCGACTACCACCATTCTGAACAGGACACTTTTGATAAAGTGAATAAAAGAGAACTTCTCCTTGGAGCGGTTGCCATAACACAAATGATTTTTATGGTTGATAAAAACTGGTAA
- a CDS encoding DUF1015 domain-containing protein translates to MPVFKPFRGIRPHRDFEATFPTHPLDNFTQEEIAEKAQVENTYINMIKPYVVSKSKDVDRNLRKIRSTFEELLDEKKLVQDNSAYYLYEQIYPNKQIFRGLLGLASIEDFWNGKIKRHESTIPQKKEKLAHYLEKVNLQAEPVLLTYPANSKIELLMNHEEKNVPIFNHVDTIGIRHKIWRIDNRLKLQQFKEVIDQIDSFYIADGHHRIGSTALNAKKHKDKNKRHNGTEQYNFVYSFIVSNQSIKIHDYNRILHDLNGLSNEQFLKELENYFLIHEKGETPYFPSQKFHISMYLDGKFYSLHVKHDLRSKEMSLDNLDHHLLDKYIFKGILKIEDPDSSNLISYVKGTSNINGINILKEKVDSGEGKAGFGIYPVSFNDMIKISDLRLSMPPKCTFIEPKLITALLMYDMKP, encoded by the coding sequence ATGCCTGTTTTTAAACCTTTCCGTGGAATAAGACCTCACCGAGATTTTGAGGCTACCTTCCCTACCCATCCACTGGATAATTTTACCCAGGAAGAAATTGCAGAAAAAGCGCAAGTTGAAAATACTTACATCAACATGATAAAACCTTATGTGGTAAGTAAATCTAAGGATGTAGATCGAAATCTGAGAAAGATCCGCTCCACATTTGAAGAACTTCTGGACGAAAAGAAACTCGTTCAGGATAATTCTGCCTATTATCTTTACGAACAAATATATCCTAACAAGCAAATTTTCAGAGGACTTTTAGGGCTTGCCAGTATTGAAGATTTCTGGAACGGAAAAATCAAAAGGCACGAAAGTACCATTCCTCAGAAAAAAGAAAAGCTGGCTCATTACCTTGAAAAAGTAAACCTTCAGGCTGAACCGGTACTGCTTACCTATCCTGCCAACTCAAAAATTGAGTTGCTGATGAACCATGAGGAAAAGAATGTTCCCATCTTCAATCACGTAGATACTATCGGAATCAGACATAAAATATGGAGAATAGACAACCGTTTGAAACTTCAGCAGTTTAAGGAAGTGATTGATCAGATCGATTCATTCTATATTGCAGACGGACACCATAGAATTGGCTCTACCGCATTAAACGCAAAGAAACATAAGGATAAAAACAAAAGACATAATGGTACAGAACAGTACAACTTTGTGTACAGCTTTATCGTTTCCAACCAATCCATAAAGATTCACGATTACAACAGAATTTTACATGATCTGAATGGTCTTTCCAATGAACAATTCTTAAAAGAGCTTGAAAATTATTTCTTAATTCACGAAAAAGGTGAAACACCATACTTCCCTTCTCAGAAATTCCACATTTCAATGTATCTGGATGGTAAGTTCTATTCCCTTCACGTAAAACACGATCTTCGTTCCAAAGAAATGTCTTTAGATAATCTGGATCACCATTTATTAGACAAATACATTTTCAAAGGTATTTTAAAAATAGAAGATCCGGACAGCTCTAATCTGATCTCTTATGTAAAAGGAACCTCCAATATTAACGGAATTAATATTTTGAAAGAAAAGGTAGACAGTGGAGAAGGAAAAGCAGGATTCGGAATTTATCCTGTAAGTTTTAATGATATGATCAAAATTTCAGACTTAAGACTGAGCATGCCTCCAAAATGTACATTCATTGAGCCAAAATTGATTACAGCACTATTAATGTACGATATGAAACCTTAA
- a CDS encoding D-2-hydroxyacid dehydrogenase, giving the protein MKVLANDGISKAGERALKDAGIEILDNRVAQDHVINFINDNKVDVLLVRSATKVRQDLIDACPGLKIIGRGGIGMDNIDVEYAKSKGIKIINTPTASSKSVAELVFGHFIALARFLHESNRLMPLEGETHFNAMKKSFSNAYELSGKTLGVIGFGSIGQEVVKIGIALGMKIQVLTRSPKTEVLTLNFFDGQSVNFEITSTNDMDAFLKESDFISINTPKTNEYIIDSPQFEKMKDGVYIVNTARGGVMNEVTLIDFIDSGKVAGAALDVFESEPNPELPLLMNPALSLSPHVGGNTVDAQEKIGIELAEQIIKLQKETIR; this is encoded by the coding sequence ATGAAAGTTTTAGCAAACGATGGAATCTCAAAAGCAGGAGAACGGGCTTTAAAAGACGCCGGAATTGAAATTCTGGACAATAGAGTGGCTCAGGATCACGTTATTAATTTTATCAACGATAATAAGGTAGACGTTCTCCTTGTAAGAAGTGCAACAAAAGTAAGGCAAGACCTGATTGATGCATGTCCGGGGCTTAAAATCATAGGCCGTGGCGGCATTGGAATGGACAATATTGATGTTGAATATGCAAAAAGTAAGGGGATTAAAATAATCAATACTCCAACAGCATCTTCAAAATCCGTTGCAGAATTGGTTTTCGGACACTTCATTGCATTAGCCAGATTCCTTCATGAATCAAACAGACTGATGCCTTTGGAGGGGGAAACCCATTTCAATGCCATGAAAAAGTCATTCAGCAATGCTTATGAACTTTCAGGAAAAACGTTAGGAGTAATTGGCTTTGGAAGCATTGGCCAGGAAGTCGTGAAAATAGGAATCGCTTTAGGAATGAAGATTCAGGTTCTCACAAGAAGTCCAAAAACAGAAGTTCTTACGCTGAATTTTTTTGATGGGCAGTCGGTGAACTTTGAAATCACTTCCACCAATGATATGGACGCATTCCTTAAAGAATCAGACTTCATCAGCATCAATACTCCGAAAACGAATGAGTATATTATAGACAGTCCACAATTTGAAAAAATGAAAGATGGCGTCTATATTGTAAATACTGCAAGAGGTGGTGTAATGAACGAAGTGACGCTGATTGATTTTATTGATTCAGGAAAAGTAGCAGGAGCAGCATTGGACGTTTTTGAAAGCGAACCCAATCCGGAACTTCCATTACTAATGAATCCGGCTCTATCACTTTCTCCTCATGTAGGCGGAAATACGGTTGATGCGCAAGAGAAAATCGGTATCGAACTTGCAGAACAAATTATTAAGCTACAAAAAGAAACTATAAGATAA
- the serC gene encoding 3-phosphoserine/phosphohydroxythreonine transaminase, whose protein sequence is MNKKHNFSAGPCILPQEVFEKSAQAILDFNGIGLSLLEISHRSKDFVAVMDEARAIVKRLMNLGDDYEVLYLGSGASMQFAMVPYNLMKVGGKAAYLDTGTWAAGAIKEAKKLGTVDVVGSSKEENYSFIPKNYTVGSEYDYFHCTSNNTIYGTQMKSFPEVDTLMVCDMSSDIFSRQLDFSKFDLIYAGAQKNMGPAGVTLVVIKKEILGKTGRENMLSMLDYSQHISKESMYNTPPVFPIYASLLTLQHLENNGGIAAAEQRNEAKAKLLYDEIDSNPLFETFCVKEDRSLMNVSFKLTDESKKEEFDNAWKAAGISGLNGHRSLGGYRASLYNALPIESVQVLVDVMKSIK, encoded by the coding sequence ATGAACAAAAAGCACAACTTCAGCGCAGGGCCATGTATCTTACCACAAGAGGTATTTGAAAAATCAGCACAGGCAATCTTAGACTTTAACGGTATCGGATTATCTCTTCTTGAAATTTCGCACAGAAGTAAAGATTTCGTTGCAGTAATGGACGAAGCACGTGCAATTGTAAAGAGACTGATGAACCTTGGTGATGATTATGAGGTTCTTTATTTAGGAAGCGGAGCAAGCATGCAATTTGCCATGGTACCTTATAACCTTATGAAAGTAGGCGGAAAAGCAGCTTATCTGGATACAGGAACTTGGGCAGCAGGAGCCATTAAAGAAGCTAAAAAATTAGGAACGGTAGATGTAGTGGGTTCTTCAAAAGAAGAAAACTATTCTTTTATTCCTAAAAATTACACAGTAGGTTCGGAATATGATTATTTCCACTGTACTTCTAACAATACTATTTATGGAACTCAGATGAAATCATTCCCCGAAGTGGATACCCTGATGGTATGTGATATGAGTTCTGATATTTTCTCAAGACAACTGGATTTTTCGAAATTCGATTTAATCTATGCCGGAGCTCAGAAAAATATGGGACCTGCGGGCGTTACTCTAGTGGTCATCAAAAAAGAAATCCTTGGAAAAACAGGAAGAGAAAACATGCTGTCTATGCTTGATTATTCTCAGCATATTTCCAAAGAGTCTATGTACAATACCCCACCGGTATTCCCAATCTATGCATCTCTATTAACGCTACAACACCTTGAAAACAATGGAGGAATTGCTGCTGCAGAACAAAGAAACGAAGCTAAAGCCAAGCTTTTATATGATGAAATCGACAGCAACCCATTATTTGAAACGTTCTGTGTGAAAGAAGACCGCTCATTAATGAATGTTTCTTTCAAATTGACAGACGAAAGCAAAAAAGAAGAATTTGATAATGCATGGAAAGCAGCAGGCATCAGTGGGCTAAACGGGCATAGAAGTCTTGGCGGTTACAGAGCCAGCCTATACAATGCCTTACCTATTGAAAGTGTACAGGTATTGGTGGATGTAATGAAATCTATCAAATAA
- a CDS encoding 4Fe-4S binding protein, translating to MAIKITDECINCGACEPECPNNAIYEGAVDWKASDGTSLQGTITMPSGLTVDADAAQEPVSDDVYFIVTDKCTECKGFHEEPQCAAVCPVDCCVPDEDHVESEETLLNKKAFLHGE from the coding sequence ATGGCTATTAAAATAACTGATGAATGCATTAATTGTGGGGCTTGTGAACCGGAATGTCCAAACAATGCAATATATGAAGGAGCTGTAGATTGGAAGGCTTCTGATGGAACCTCCCTTCAAGGGACTATTACAATGCCTTCAGGACTTACTGTGGATGCTGATGCAGCCCAGGAGCCTGTAAGTGATGATGTTTATTTCATTGTAACTGATAAATGTACAGAATGTAAAGGATTTCATGAAGAACCTCAATGTGCTGCAGTATGTCCGGTAGACTGCTGCGTACCAGACGAGGATCATGTAGAATCTGAAGAGACTCTGCTTAACAAAAAAGCATTCCTACACGGCGAATAA
- a CDS encoding acyl-CoA reductase, with product MNTENQVLGLIKLSDYIKAFLAKKTEDHNEDDVNIELLLKKSEIENPWFTIDNQKFALRQWADLLTEENIKNWLQNYSTSKISKRVGLILAGNIPLVGFHDVISVVLSNHIPLLKLSSKDRYLIPFLLKKWKEFSNDQVQFEFVEKLTNFDAVIATGSNNTARYLEYYFKNHLSIIRKNRTSVAVLKGDETEAELQLLANDIFQYFGLGCRNVTRIFIPQDFVIDRLFESFLGFQDIINHNKYANNYDYNRAVYLLNQDKFWDNNFVMLKEDDKLFSPLSVINFSRYESLDDVKNFIAENEENIQCIVAKEELGLNSIFFGEAQNPGLDTYADNVDTMKFLELV from the coding sequence ATGAATACCGAAAATCAAGTTTTAGGACTTATTAAATTAAGTGATTATATAAAAGCGTTTTTAGCGAAGAAAACAGAGGATCACAATGAAGATGATGTAAATATTGAATTATTGTTAAAGAAGTCTGAAATAGAAAATCCATGGTTTACCATTGATAATCAGAAATTTGCTTTACGACAATGGGCAGATCTTCTTACTGAGGAAAATATTAAAAACTGGCTTCAAAATTATTCAACCTCTAAAATTTCAAAGAGAGTAGGATTGATTTTAGCAGGAAATATTCCTTTGGTAGGCTTTCATGACGTAATTTCCGTTGTGCTAAGCAATCACATTCCTTTATTGAAGTTGTCTTCTAAAGATAGATATCTGATTCCGTTCTTATTAAAAAAATGGAAAGAGTTTTCTAATGATCAGGTTCAATTTGAATTTGTAGAAAAATTAACAAATTTTGATGCGGTTATAGCTACCGGAAGTAATAATACGGCAAGGTATCTTGAGTATTATTTTAAAAATCATTTAAGCATTATCCGTAAAAACAGAACTTCTGTTGCTGTTTTAAAAGGTGATGAAACTGAGGCAGAGCTTCAATTGTTGGCCAATGATATTTTCCAATACTTCGGTTTGGGATGCAGAAATGTAACGAGAATTTTCATTCCTCAGGATTTTGTGATCGACAGGTTGTTTGAAAGCTTCTTAGGATTCCAGGATATCATCAATCATAATAAATATGCTAATAATTATGATTATAACAGAGCGGTTTATCTTTTGAACCAGGACAAATTCTGGGATAATAATTTTGTAATGCTGAAAGAAGATGATAAACTGTTCAGTCCCCTTTCTGTAATTAATTTTAGCCGATATGAATCATTGGATGATGTTAAAAACTTTATTGCTGAAAATGAAGAAAATATTCAGTGTATAGTAGCTAAAGAAGAGTTGGGATTAAACTCAATTTTCTTTGGTGAGGCACAAAATCCAGGCCTTGATACCTATGCAGATAATGTAGATACAATGAAATTTTTGGAACTGGTCTGA